Proteins found in one Choloepus didactylus isolate mChoDid1 chromosome 25, mChoDid1.pri, whole genome shotgun sequence genomic segment:
- the LOC119520359 gene encoding uncharacterized protein LOC119520359: protein MAARGGRGALRELLGGLSPTSPGGHRGLARQPAEGQGDTQTHPSGHLGPKRTQDGHLPCCQNLLEAHLWSPAPAGRPRPAAPAPTSCHLHPAANQNPSSWCHRAGARDSGVPSFPSERPSRGELESGTAAPGKSQLPSDWDVPSLPAPEVHLGPWLCLHPSSPTEKLLARSLEAEEQPSVSSPALRTANQPEAIPASTPLMNRSVVDFSARLEAPEGRRLGTGAATMGPRTINTGLGQKMCPCPGLGFLTRATGKYYLLCDPETSLPTARLSSAPLPEICLQPPPAHSHLSSWNPACGTF from the exons ATGGCGGCCAGGGGCGGGCGCGGGGCTCTCAGAGAGCTGCTCGGGGGGCTGAGCCCCACATCACCAGGCGGGCACCGAGGCCTGGCCCGTCAGCCTGCGGAAGGACAGGGAGA CACACAGACCCACCCGTCTGGGCACCTGGGACCAAAGAGAACCCAGGACGGCCACCTTCCCTGCTGCCAGAACCTTCTGGAAGCACATCTGTGGTCACCTGCCCCC GCTGGGAGACCCAGgcctgcagccccagctcctacTTCCTGTCACTTGCACCCTGCAGCTAATCAGAATCCGTCCAGCTGGTGCCACCGAGCAGGAGCCAGGGACTCCGGGGTCCCCTCTTTCCCCTCCGAGAGACCCTCTCGGGGTGAGCTGGAGTCAG GCACGGCGGCCCCCGGGAAGTCACAGCTCCCTTCCGACTGGGATGTTCCTTCTCTCCCGGCCCCAGAAGTCCACCTTGGCCCTTGGCTTTGTCTACACCCCAGTTCTCCAACTGAGAAACTTCTAGCACGTTCCCTGGAGGCAGAGGAGCAGCCCTCTGTGTCTTCACCGGCCCTCCGGACGGCGAACCAGCCTGAAGCGATCCCAGCCTCAACCCCACTGATGAACAG GTCTGTGGTTGACTTTTCTGCTAGACTAGAAGCTCCGGAGGGCAGGAGACTTGGCACAGGGGCTGCCACCATGGGCCCTCGGACAATAAATACTGGACTGGGACAGAAGATGTGCCCCTGCccgggcctcggtttcctcacacGTGCTACGGGCAAGTATTATCTGCTGTGTGACCCCGAAACTTCCCTCCCCACCGCCCGGCTGAGCTCAGCCCCACTTCCGGAAATCTGCCTTCAGCCACCTCCAGCCCACAGCCACCTCTCCTCCTGGAATCCGGCTTGTGGCACTTTCTGA